The proteins below come from a single Bombus pyrosoma isolate SC7728 linkage group LG10, ASM1482585v1, whole genome shotgun sequence genomic window:
- the LOC122571928 gene encoding 28S ribosomal protein S18b, mitochondrial, with protein MPLVLNKLQFAASLLRSNLTPKVIPVKFIHPTFIKYDKDIDDEQVPISKDRTKVIPVEISMKYLKSSAYKKTYGEYPVWKYYRRNFKAQIPPQKTRRTCIRGGVISTGSPCPICRDEYLILDYRNIDLLKQFISEHSGEILSYNYTGICQKAYKDLCVAIMKAKEYGLLSYDVPFRYYEYSEWKN; from the exons atgccATTAGTATtgaataaattgcaatttgcTGCATCTCTTTTACGAAGTAATTTAACTCCGAAA GTTATACCCGTGAAATTCATACATcctacatttataaaatatgataaagatATTGATGATGAACAAGTTCCTATTTCAAAAGATAGAACTAAAGTTATTCCTGTAGAAATTAGcatgaaatatctaaaaagtAGTG ctTATAAGAAAACCTACGGAGAGTATCCtgtttggaaatattatagaagaaatttcaaagctCAAATTCCTCCCCAAAAAACACGAAGGACttgcatt agAGGTGGTGTAATTTCTACTGGTAGCCCATGTCCCATATGTAGGGATGAATATCTAATTCTTGATTACCGCAATATTGatttgttaaaacaatttatttctgaACATAGTGGAGAAATTTTAAGTTACAA TTATACTGGTATATGTCAAAAGGCTTATAAAGATCTATGTGTAGCAATAATGAAAGCGAAAGAATATGGTTTACTTTCATATGATGTTCCCTTTAGATATTATGAGTACtcagaatggaaaaattaa